In Triticum urartu cultivar G1812 chromosome 6, Tu2.1, whole genome shotgun sequence, the following proteins share a genomic window:
- the LOC125517520 gene encoding alpha/beta-gliadin clone PTO-A10-like, with translation YSQPQLPYSQQQPFRPQQPYPQPQPQYSQPQQPISHQQQQQQQQQQQQQQQQQQQQQQQQQQQQILQQILQQQLIPCMDVVLQQHNIAHGSSQFLQQSTYQLLQELCCQHLWQIPEQSQCQAIHNVVHAIILHQQKKQQQQPSSQVSFQQPQQQYPSGQGSFRPSRQNPQAQGSVQPQQLPQFEEIRNLALQTLPAMCNVYIPPYCTIAPFGIFGTN, from the coding sequence TATTCGCAGCCGCAACTACCATATTCGCAGCAGCAACCATTTCGACCACAACAACCATATCCACAACCGCAACCACAGTATTCGCAACCACAACAACCAATTTCGCatcagcagcaacagcaacaacaacaacaacaacaacaacaacaacaacaacaacaacaacaacaacaacaacaacaacaacaacaaatcCTTCAACAAATTTTGCAACAACAACTGATTCCATGCATGGATGTTGTATTGCAACAACACAACATAGCGCATGGAAGCTCACAATTTTTGCAACAAAGTACTTACCAGTTGTTGCAAGAATTGTGTTGTCAGCACCTATGGCAGATCCCTGAGCAGTCGCAGTGCCAAGCCATCCACAATGTTGTTCATGCTATTATTCTGCATCAacaaaaaaaacaacaacaacaaccatcGAGCCAGGTCTCCTTCCAACAGCCTCAGCAACAATATCCATCAGGACAGGGCTCCTTTCGGCCATCTCGGCAAAACCCACAGGCCCAGGGctctgtccagcctcaacaactGCCCCAGTTCGAGGAAATAAGGAACCTAGCGCTACAGACGCTACCTGCAATGTGCAATGTCTACATCCCTCCATATTGCACCATCGCGCCATTTGGCATCTTTGGTACTAACTGA